The Mycolicibacterium aichiense region CGACGTACCCGAAGCTGCATGTCTTGACCTCAACGGGGTCGGTCTTGTTGCGGTAGCAGCCGAGTTCACCGGGGATGTCCTTGGCGAAATCGTCAATGGACGGGCTCAGTGCGTACTCCGTGTTCCGTAGCGGACAGCCCGGGGTGATCATGGCGGCAGAGCCGAAACACGGGTCAGCTTTTGGCGTCAAGACCGCCTGTGGTGTGTTGGATGCGACGTTCGGGGCGGGATGATCGAGTTGGATGGTCGCGATAGTCACCACAACAGCTGAGGCGGCTGCGAAGCCCACCAGCCCCCACGCCGATGGGTCCAGAGCCTTGCGCCGTCCGCTCCTGCGAGTCTTGAGTAGCCACCGGGACTTACGAATCGGGTTCTCGTAGAACCGGTACGTCACTGCCGTCAATGCCAGCGACACAACAACAGCGATCGTGTAGAACGTGACACCCTTGGGAAGAAGGGCCACGAGCAGCACGATCACCGGCCAATGCCACAGATACAGGGTGTAGCTGGTGTCACCGAAGTACTGGACCACGCGGTTGGTCAGCGGCGCCATCACACGCGGCACCGGGGCTCCGTGGAAGGCGGCAACGACCACCGCAGTGGATAGCACGGGCAGAGCTGCCCACGGTGCCGGGAACTGGACAGCGGGGTTGATCAGGAACAGCGACGCCACCACCCCGGCTAAGCCGGCGTAGGCCAGGGCGGGGCGGGTTGGTGACGGGATGCGTTCGAGCCACGGTCCCGCGATCGCAACGAGCGCTCCCATCCCGAGTTCCCAGATGCGGGCGAACGTGGAGAAGTAGGCGGCGTTCGGATCAGTAGCCGACAGGTACATGGCCCACCCGAACGACGCGGCCACGATCAGGCCCATCACGGCGAGCATCCCCCACTCGCGGGCTCGCCGCATGTGCCGCTGCCGCAACGGGCGGGTTACGGCGAACACCACCACCAGCAGCAGCGGCCACACGAAATAGAACTGCTCCTCGATCGACAGTGACCAGTAGTGCTGAATCGGTGACGGCGGGCGGGCGGATTGGAAATAGTCGGCTCCGACTGCCTCAAACCGGAAGTTCGACGCGAACACCGCTGCATACAGGGCATCGAGCAGCGTGTCCTTCGCCCGAGTCGCAGTGAACAGCAGATAGCCAGCCGCAACCGTCACAACCAGGACCAGCAGAGCCGACGGGATGATTCGCTTGACGCGCCGGGTGTAGAAGTTCTGGAACGACAGTTTGTGGGTGGCTTTGCGTTCCCGAATCAGCAGGCCAGTGATGAAGAACCCGGACAGCACGAAGAAGATGTCGACGCCGACGAATCCGCCGGAGGGCCAGCCGAAAAGGTGATTGGCGAACACCGTCAGGACAGCGACAGCGCGCATCCCTTGCAGGTCAGGGCGGCGCTGTGCCGCACCACGCTGCTTTTGTGTTTGACCGCGCTCCACCGTCGTCATAACGCCCCCTAGCCCCCCGACTGCGCAGGGAGTTTACCCGCCGCCGGTCCGGCGCGCGTCGGTGTCGCTGAGTACCAGTACGCAAGAAGGTCGCTTCGGATGTTGGAAGGACGGCCAGTAAGCGTCGGCGTCGCAGGTACGACAATGCCAGCTGTTATGCCCGCCGCCACCATGGCCCCGGCAACATGACCGACGAGGACCGGATCGGCCGAGAGGATGGCCGTTTGGGCATCCGCCTGGCGACTTAATGATCCAGCTGCCGTCGGAGGTTCGGACGAGCTCACCCCCGTGATGTTGCCCAGGCTTGAATCGGTTGTCGCGTGCGCGCGCCGTGCCGGAGATGTAAATCAGCGACGCCGACGTGGAAGGCCTGGCATCGGATCGCCGCCGGCGCGGCCGCGGGCGAAAACAACCCTTATTCCGGCGCCCTGGATCTCTGCAGGCTGAGGTTGCCGCGCTCGTCGGAAACAGCAGCATCGAAGCGTCGATCGTTAGTTAGGACGGTACGGGCCCTTCCATCTGGTCGGATTACTCACCACTCCTGACTGCCGCTTGACGGGGTCCGTACGGTTCGACGCCGAGGTACAAGATCGGAAGACCGAAGACCCATTGGCCGGCGAAGTTGCGGAAGCGACTCAGGCGTCGATCAATTGTCGGTGGAAATGTACGACGATCGAGGCCGATCCGACGGGTTCGTAGATCTTGTGCGCCCCCACATGGGGCTACAGGGCGCATCGGTTGCGCCTCTTCGCACATTCTCCGCATAAACGCCAGCGATTTAGCGAGTACCTACCTGTACTCACGCAGACCGCGTACTTACGTGATCGCTTGTGCCTCAGTACTTTAAGGACCTTTCGAATATGCAGAGCATGTCTATGGTGACCTCAGAAGGTTAGGGGTTCGAATCCCTTCGGGCGCACTCAGTTCAGAATTGCTTTCCCGGTCATCGGAGCAAACGGTCCCTAACGCGTTCCGGGAGCGTGAAGCCGTTACTATCGGTCGCAACTACATGAGCGTGTGACGATCGGGGCCGCGTCGTGCCGACCTACTCGAGAAGCTTCGCCGTCTTCCTCCCGCACCTGAGGGCATGGTGGAGCACACCGGTCGATTACGCGTCGCAAGTGCAGTACTTCACCCAACGGGCCATATCGGCACCCATCCAGTTTTTGATCGGACTTGGGACCGGCTTCAACGGGGTCCTGTCATTTGTGATCCTGCTTCCATCGGCGAACAACCGGGTGTCGCAGGTCGCGGTCGCGTTGTTCGCCGTGCTTCAGCTCGCGTGGGGCTGGATATGGTGCCGACGCCCGTGGCCGTCGCGACGAATGTCGCTGGCGTTCGTCGTCACCGCGGATATCGGAATAGCTGCGGTGGCGATATCGGATGCGAGCTGGCTGCTCGGTCTGTTCGGATTCAATGCGTTCGCCATGATCTCGGTGTACCTGATGTTCTTCGACGGCCCGAAAATCCTTGTCGCGCACTTATTGTGGATAATCCTGTCGACAGCGGGCTTCGCCATTCATGTCAGCATTGCCGGCGATTTCGACGTGCTCGCGTTCACGGCGAAAACGCTTGTCTCGGTCGGGCCGGTCGTCGCGACCCCACTCGGCATTCAGCTGGGCATCTGGGCGCTGCGCAATGAGGCCAACGACTCGGTCACCGATCCGCTGACCGGTCTGTTGAACAGACGGGGACTGCACCTGCACATCGGCGACATCCTTCGCGAGCAGGCCCCTACCGAAACCGAGGTCGCCGTCATGGTGATCGATCTGGACCGCTTCAAAGAGATCAACGACACCTATGGTCATGCCATCGGTGACGAGGTCCTGGTCCGCAGTGCTCGGCGGGTGCGGTCTGCGGTGAGCCAGGGCGCGTTGGTGGCGCGCACCGGTGGTGAGGAATTCGTCGTCGTCGATCTGACCGTGCCCGGTGTGATTCAACGGAGCGCAGAACAGGTCAGGCATGCGATCAGCGCACCGGCCACCCGCACGGTCACCGCGAGTATCGGAGTCACCAGCCTGTCGACAGGCGTGTTCGTCGACGGTGTCGACCCCGTGCCACTGCTGGAGACGATCATCGAACGCGCCGACCAGGCCATGTTCGAGGCGAAGCGCACGGGTGGCGATGCGGTCAGCTATCTGCCGCCCGTGGGTGGCCACCGCTGACGCGCCTCAGCGGGCATCTGCCGGTGCCAGCGTCGGCAGCCATTTCCTGAGAACGTCTCGCCAGCCCTCGCCGGCTGACGAGCCCGTCCACGCGATGTAGCCGTCCGGCCGCACCAACACCGCCGGACCGTTGTCGGTCCGCTCGGCCTGCAGCACCCCGGACACCGCGACCGGATCGGCGCCGCGCTCACGGATCACCACGAACCACGGTCTGCGCTGCAGCTCGGCCAGCCGGCCCTCGGCCAGCGGTATCTGGGTAGCCCGGGTGCCCACCGGTCCCCGGCGGCCGTACCGAAGCCCCGTCCCTGCGAAGCTGCCCGCCATGGCGTCGCGCACCGCCGGCACCCGAAGCAGCCTGGGTGCCAGCAGGTTCCGCATCGCCCGCGCCAACCGCGGATACAACGTCACTGCACGCGTCATCACGCCGGACTGCAACACCACCCGGCGGCCGATCGGATGGCGCTCATCCTGATAGCTGTCCAACAGGCCGTCGTCGGCGCCGCCCAGCACGGCGGCCAGCTTCCACGCGAGGTTGGCCGCGTCTTGGATGCCGGTGTTCATTCCCTGCCCGCCCACGGGGGAGTGCACGTGCGCGGCGTCGCCGGCCAGGAACACCCGGCCATGCCGATACTGTCCGACTTGCCTTTCGTCGCAATGGAATCGGGACTTCCAGCTGATCTCGAGCACGCCCACATCCGCGTTGAACGCGCGGTTCAGAACGTCGATCACCTCGGCGTCGTCCACGGGCTCGCTGTCGGGCACCTGATGGCCACGGTCCCAGACCATCGCGCGATACCACGACCCGTCGGCGTCACCGCGGCCGTACGGTGCGAGGAATCCGAACACCTCCCGGGTGTTGCCCAGCTTCAGCCCGTCATCGGGCCCGTCTGTGAGTTTCACGTCGGCCAGCACCACGGACGACAGCAGCGTCGTGCCGGGGAACTCCGCCCCGACCAGCCTGCGCACCGTGCTGTGCGCGCCGTCGGCTCCGATCACGTACTTGGCCCGCAACCGCATCAACGGTCCTGCGTCGCCGTGCGTTCGCGCGGTGACCGTCACGCCGGCCTCATCCTGCATCAGGCCGACCACTTCGATACCGCGCCGGATGTCGGCGCTCTGGGCTTGCGCATAACCGGCGAGCGCGGCGTCCACATTGGTCTGCGGCGTGATCAGAACGAATCGGTAGGGCGAGTCCAGGTGAGTCAGATCAAGACGTGCGTCACCGAAGATCCGTATCTGCGACGCGCGCTGGCCGTGAGCCAGCACGCCTTCGGCCAATCCGCGTGCATCGAGTAGTTCGAGCGTGCGGGCCATTACCGCGAACGCCCGGCTCGACGGGTTGACCGTGGCCCAGCGCTCCAGGACGGTCACCGAGCGCCCGGCCCGGGCCAGATCCCCGGCGGCGGTCAAGCCGGCGGGGCCGGCTCCTACGACAAGTACATCGACGTCGTGATGGGTCATCGCGGCGCTCCTTCCGGATCGGGGTACCAGCGGCGGATGTCGTCGGGGGTGGCCTTGGCCGCCTGGTTGAAGACGAACCGGCAGCCCGGCTGAGCGACGTGAGCGGCGTTGACGATGGACTCGAGGAGCAGGGTGTTGCTGGCGACCAGGCGCACGCCCGCGCCGATCAGCACCGCGTCGTAGCGCTTGGCGTCGAGCCAATGCCGGGCTTTCTCGACGCCGGCCGGACCGAAGTCGATCAGGCAGTTGTCGACCTGGTAGCCCGCGGCCCGCAGCGCCGCCACGTTCTCGTCGTTGGCGGCGCGAAGCCGGTCTCTCGACAGCCCGCCGAACTGTGCGAAGTCCGGGGACGAGTAGTCGATCACATCGGGATCGAGCCCGATCTGAATGGCAGTGACAGTCATGTCGACGCCTCCTCAACAGTTGTTGAATTCGAAGCTAGAACGGCGGCCTGGAGTTGTCAACAGTTGTTGAATAGACTGTGGCGATGACGGTGAAGGCGCGCGACGGCGAAGTGACCCGATCGCGAATCCTGGCCCAAGCCCGCGCCCAGTTCGGCGAACGGGGCTTCGAGCGCACGACCATCCGGTCCGTCGCCTCGGCGGCGGGAGTGGATCCGGCACTGGTCATGCACTACTTCGGGAACAAGGCCCAGCTCTTTGCCGCGGCGTCGCGACTCGCGATCACCTTTCCCGATCTCACCGGCGTCCCGCCGGAACGGGTCGTCGACCTCCTGTTGCCGGTGTTCGTCGATGCGTGGGGACCACACGGCCCGTTCCTGCCGCTGCTGCGCTCGGCGGCCACCAACCGGGTGGCCGCCGACGCGCTGCTCGGGGTTTTCGTGGACCAGGTGAGTCCCGCGCTGGCAGCCGTGGTGCCGGACCGGCCGGCGGAGCGCGCCGCGCTCGTCGGCTCGCAGGTGCTGGGTCTGGCGGTCGGGCGTTACGTACTGGGACTACCGCCGCTCGTGGCGATGGACGACGCGACGCTCGCCGAGTGGTTACGGCCGGTGGTGGCGCACTACCTCGGTGACCCGGCACCGTGACGGACGTCAAATTGACGACGCCGCTGCGATGGCTCAGAGTTAACATCGTGGGAAACGTAAGTGAAGATATGTTGATCGAGCAGGTCATCGACCGCCTGGCTGCCACATATTGCGACGTTCCTCGTGACGATGTAGCGCATGCAGTTGCCAACGCCCACAATCACTTTCAGGACAGCACGATTCGGGAGTTCGTCCCGCTTCTGGTCGAGCGTCGCGCGCGAAAAGAACTCGCGCGCAGCGATTCGCTGCTCGTCTGGTCGTCGTGACCCGCTGGGGCTAGACGGCCCCGGCGTTCTCGCCCTCGTCGGTGTACTCGGGACCGCTTGGCTGCGGAGCATTGCCCGTGCCGCCGGCGTCCTGGCCTCCCTTCCAATAGAGATCGTCGGTCGGAAGCGGCGCCGGTCCGGTACCGCCGGCGTTCTCATTGGCATCCCAGTAGTACGGCTCGGTGGGATCCGGCCACAGCAGGCCGCTGCCCGAGTCGTCAGCGGAGGCCGTCGCGGCCGCCGAGAGCATGATCGCGGTCAGCGTGACGGCCGCCAGAGCCGCCGACGCCAGTCTTTCGCGCACCATCACGGACGATCTCCTCTTCGGTAGGCGTCAATCGTCGCCAATTTAGTCCGAAGGTGCCGCAGTTACGGCTCGAATTCTGCGAGAGTCGACCGCGGCGCGATCAGGAGCCCAGGGTGGCGTTCGGCAGCGCGACGAGCGGAGCGAAGTCCGCTGCGTCGACATCCACTGCATCGACGCGTGGCGAACGCAGGCGGCGCACGATGTATCGCACGGCCAGTATTTGAGCGGCACCGACCACGATTACGGGCCACAGCGCGCCGGCGACAGCTGAACAGATCCCGCGGACCACATCGCCCGGCGGGTCATAGGACTGAAAGCGTGGACTGATCAGCCAGGCGCCGACAGCCGCGACGACCGCCGACACGAGGTACAGGTCGAACCACATGGCTTGAGAGTCCCAGATACTTCTTAAAGCTGGGTGTCTCAATCGTGTGAGAGTACTGAGAGGCCCCGAATCGCTGCGTGATCGTGATCACTAGGTGATCGTCAGGCCGCCATCGACGATAATTGTCTGGCCCGTCACATAACCACCGGCCGGCGACGCGAGCCATACTGCGGTAGCGGCCAATTCGACCGGATCGCCCATCCTGCCCACCATGACTCGCGGTAGCTGTGTCTCGAGGTACCCGGGCTGATATTCGTCGGTCATCTCGCTCTGAAAAAAGCCCGGAGCCAGCGCATTGACGCGAATTCCCTTGCGCGGTCCCCACTGTTGGGCCAGATCCCGGGTGAGTCCGATTACGGCCGCTTTCGACGCGCTGTACGCGGCCTGTGGCAGACCACCCGTGGTGATACCAAGAATGCTGGAAATATTGATGATTGAGCTTCCGGGTTGCATGACCCGGCCGCATGCCTGTGCCATCCAGTACGAGCCGTTGAGGTTGACGTCGACGACCTTGCGGAACTGTTCGGGCGTTTCGCGGGTCGCCGGCACGGCGGTTCCGACGCCGGCATTGTTGACCAACACGTCCACTCGGCCGAACACCTTGATGGCCGACTCGACGAGTTGATCGCACTGATCGGGATCGACGACATCGGTCTTGCGGGTGTACACCTTGCGGCCGGCCTCTTCGACCAGGGCGGCGGTGCCCGCCATCTGTTCGACTCGTCGGGCCCCGAGCACCAGGTGGGCGCCCGCCTCGGCGAAGGCCTGCGCGAACGACACGCCCAAACCGGACGACGCGCCGGTCACGATGACGACCTTGTCGTCGAGCCGGAACGAATCAAGAATGCTCATGACGGGTTCCTCAGCACCTGGCGGGCGATCGCGTATTTGTGAACTTCGGTCGGGCCGTCATAGAGCCGGAACGCCCGCATGTCGGAAAAGATTGCACCGACCGGGGTTTCGTCGGAGATGCCCATACCGCCCAGGATCTGCACGCAGCGGTCGGCCACCTTGAACAGCTCCTCGGACACATAAGCCTTGACCATCGAGCTCTCGTGGCGACCCTTGGCACCGCCGTCCAGCGTCCAGCAGGCCCACCAGATCGCCAGTCGGCACTGCTGCAGGGCGATCTCGTTGTCGGCCAGCATGAAGCTGACGCCCTGATGCTCGCCGAGCGGCTTGCCGAAACCTGTTCGGGTACGGGCATGTTCGATCGCGATCGATTGTGCCCGCGACGCCGCGCCCAGCCAACGCATGCAGTGCGTCAAACGCGCCGGCGCCAGCCGCAATTGGGCGTAGCGCAGCGCCTGGCCCACCTCGCCCAGCACGGTTGCGGCCGGCAGTCGCAAGTTGTTGAACAGCACGACGCCGTGCCCCTCGACATAATTGCGGTCCATCGTGTCCATGACGCGCTCGAGCTCGATACCGGGCGTCTGCCCGTCGCACAGGAACAGGGTCGGGCCGTCGGGGCCGTGCGCATTCGGCGCCACTCGCGCCATGATGATCCACGTCCGCGCTTTGTTGGCTCCGGTGATCAGCCACTTGCGCCCGTTGATCACGTAGTCCGTGCCGTCGAAAACCGCTTCGGTGGCAAGCTGATTCGGATCGGACCCGGCGCCGCCTGGTTCGGTCATCGCGAACACCGAGCGCTGGCGGCCGTCGATCACCGGAACCAGGAACTCGTCGGCCTGCTCCTCGGTGGCGATCTTGGACAGCAGATACATGTTGCCTTCGTCAGGTGCCGCGCAGTTCAGCGCGACCGGACCCAGCGTCGACCAGCCGGCCGCCTCGAACAGCACCGCCTGCTCGCGATGCGACGGTTCACGCCCGCCGAAGCGGTGCGGAGCCTGGAACGTCAGCAGGCCGGCATCGCGGGCCAGCCCCACCAACTCGGTGCGCAGTTCCTCATTGGGCCCGTGCCGGGTGACTCGTGGATCTCGTTCGTAGGGAACGATTTTCTCGACGACGAATGCGCGGATCTCGTCGCGCAGCGCGGCCAGGTCGTCGGGAATCTCGAAATCGATCATCGTTGTCCCTCCATGAGAGCTAGGGCGCGCTCGAACAAGCGCACGGTCGCGATGTGTAGATGGTCGCCAACGTCTTTGGGTGCCAGCCCTGCAGCGGCACGGGCATTCGATCCCTCGAGGATGATGCCGAGCTTGAAACAGGCCAGCACGGTGTACCAGTCGATGTTGGACAGGTCGCGGGTGGT contains the following coding sequences:
- a CDS encoding sensor domain-containing diguanylate cyclase; amino-acid sequence: MPTYSRSFAVFLPHLRAWWSTPVDYASQVQYFTQRAISAPIQFLIGLGTGFNGVLSFVILLPSANNRVSQVAVALFAVLQLAWGWIWCRRPWPSRRMSLAFVVTADIGIAAVAISDASWLLGLFGFNAFAMISVYLMFFDGPKILVAHLLWIILSTAGFAIHVSIAGDFDVLAFTAKTLVSVGPVVATPLGIQLGIWALRNEANDSVTDPLTGLLNRRGLHLHIGDILREQAPTETEVAVMVIDLDRFKEINDTYGHAIGDEVLVRSARRVRSAVSQGALVARTGGEEFVVVDLTVPGVIQRSAEQVRHAISAPATRTVTASIGVTSLSTGVFVDGVDPVPLLETIIERADQAMFEAKRTGGDAVSYLPPVGGHR
- a CDS encoding acyl-CoA dehydrogenase family protein, with product MIDFEIPDDLAALRDEIRAFVVEKIVPYERDPRVTRHGPNEELRTELVGLARDAGLLTFQAPHRFGGREPSHREQAVLFEAAGWSTLGPVALNCAAPDEGNMYLLSKIATEEQADEFLVPVIDGRQRSVFAMTEPGGAGSDPNQLATEAVFDGTDYVINGRKWLITGANKARTWIIMARVAPNAHGPDGPTLFLCDGQTPGIELERVMDTMDRNYVEGHGVVLFNNLRLPAATVLGEVGQALRYAQLRLAPARLTHCMRWLGAASRAQSIAIEHARTRTGFGKPLGEHQGVSFMLADNEIALQQCRLAIWWACWTLDGGAKGRHESSMVKAYVSEELFKVADRCVQILGGMGISDETPVGAIFSDMRAFRLYDGPTEVHKYAIARQVLRNPS
- a CDS encoding FAD-dependent oxidoreductase translates to MTHHDVDVLVVGAGPAGLTAAGDLARAGRSVTVLERWATVNPSSRAFAVMARTLELLDARGLAEGVLAHGQRASQIRIFGDARLDLTHLDSPYRFVLITPQTNVDAALAGYAQAQSADIRRGIEVVGLMQDEAGVTVTARTHGDAGPLMRLRAKYVIGADGAHSTVRRLVGAEFPGTTLLSSVVLADVKLTDGPDDGLKLGNTREVFGFLAPYGRGDADGSWYRAMVWDRGHQVPDSEPVDDAEVIDVLNRAFNADVGVLEISWKSRFHCDERQVGQYRHGRVFLAGDAAHVHSPVGGQGMNTGIQDAANLAWKLAAVLGGADDGLLDSYQDERHPIGRRVVLQSGVMTRAVTLYPRLARAMRNLLAPRLLRVPAVRDAMAGSFAGTGLRYGRRGPVGTRATQIPLAEGRLAELQRRPWFVVIRERGADPVAVSGVLQAERTDNGPAVLVRPDGYIAWTGSSAGEGWRDVLRKWLPTLAPADAR
- a CDS encoding SDR family NAD(P)-dependent oxidoreductase; this encodes MSILDSFRLDDKVVIVTGASSGLGVSFAQAFAEAGAHLVLGARRVEQMAGTAALVEEAGRKVYTRKTDVVDPDQCDQLVESAIKVFGRVDVLVNNAGVGTAVPATRETPEQFRKVVDVNLNGSYWMAQACGRVMQPGSSIINISSILGITTGGLPQAAYSASKAAVIGLTRDLAQQWGPRKGIRVNALAPGFFQSEMTDEYQPGYLETQLPRVMVGRMGDPVELAATAVWLASPAGGYVTGQTIIVDGGLTIT
- a CDS encoding acyltransferase family protein; amino-acid sequence: MRAVAVLTVFANHLFGWPSGGFVGVDIFFVLSGFFITGLLIRERKATHKLSFQNFYTRRVKRIIPSALLVLVVTVAAGYLLFTATRAKDTLLDALYAAVFASNFRFEAVGADYFQSARPPSPIQHYWSLSIEEQFYFVWPLLLVVVFAVTRPLRQRHMRRAREWGMLAVMGLIVAASFGWAMYLSATDPNAAYFSTFARIWELGMGALVAIAGPWLERIPSPTRPALAYAGLAGVVASLFLINPAVQFPAPWAALPVLSTAVVVAAFHGAPVPRVMAPLTNRVVQYFGDTSYTLYLWHWPVIVLLVALLPKGVTFYTIAVVVSLALTAVTYRFYENPIRKSRWLLKTRRSGRRKALDPSAWGLVGFAAASAVVVTIATIQLDHPAPNVASNTPQAVLTPKADPCFGSAAMITPGCPLRNTEYALSPSIDDFAKDIPGELGCYRNKTDPVEVKTCSFGYVGPDATQIALVGDSHARALLPALWPLLDKNKWHLTTYLGVDCVLADQPDGCDWLIPNIQAQLVAHRYNMVITTNLNRESSVTAGDYERAWAPIMAAGSRIVVVLDNPAASEESLACLTRVTFDADHTGDCGTPRAQAIPGADALASAAKATPGVTLVDFTKFYCNVDRCPSVIGNVIVYSDASDSLKNSHPTATFMQTLAQPLETAMKDVLATR
- a CDS encoding three-helix bundle dimerization domain-containing protein, with amino-acid sequence MLIEQVIDRLAATYCDVPRDDVAHAVANAHNHFQDSTIREFVPLLVERRARKELARSDSLLVWSS
- a CDS encoding TetR family transcriptional regulator → MTVKARDGEVTRSRILAQARAQFGERGFERTTIRSVASAAGVDPALVMHYFGNKAQLFAAASRLAITFPDLTGVPPERVVDLLLPVFVDAWGPHGPFLPLLRSAATNRVAADALLGVFVDQVSPALAAVVPDRPAERAALVGSQVLGLAVGRYVLGLPPLVAMDDATLAEWLRPVVAHYLGDPAP